The following are from one region of the Quercus robur chromosome 1, dhQueRobu3.1, whole genome shotgun sequence genome:
- the LOC126714405 gene encoding uncharacterized protein LOC126714405 — MDADISRWILEFLMRNTAVQDHVIKKLLQVLPLSSATEDPRFKKAVLLRTIQSEISDATVTETMLQALQLIEEMDRNDGVEIGESLKTAYFVAVVECTVKYLALEGSNGKYFEAMKRVWRGRIGILEKSGTKSELVRDNAELTRWKNNLEAELRDAKTVKRMMNLNTRAKALQKLRAFLGEAWALMGPSFIEAATVQEAAANEEDKLVSGKGRSKSTIVTEGGLPPL; from the exons ATGGACGCAGACATTTCTCGGTGGATTTTAGAATTCCTAATGCGAAACACGGCGGTGCAAGACCACGTCATCAAGAAACTCCTTCAAGTCCTCCCACTCTCCTCCGCCACCGAAGACCCTCGGTTCAAGAAGGCCGTCCTCCTCCGCACAATCCAATCCGAGATATCCGACGCAACAGTCACCGAGACGATGCTCCAGGCGCTACAACTGATCGAAGAGATGGACCGAAACGACGGTGTGGAGATCGGAGAGTCATTGAAGACAGCGTATTTCGTGGCGGTGGTGGAGTGCACGGTGAAGTACCTGGCTTTGGAGGGAAGCAATGGGAAATACTTCGAAGCGATGAAGAGAGTGTGGAGGGGTAGAATCGGTATTTTGGAGAAATCGGGGACGAAAAGCGAGTTGGTTAGGGATAACGCCGAGTTGACTCGGTGGAAGAACAATTTGGAGGCGGAGCTTCGGGATGCCAAAACGGTGAAGAGGATGATGAATTTGAATACAAGGGCCAAGGCTCTGCAAAAGCTTAGGGCTTTTTTAGGGGAGGCTTGGGCACTCATGGGCCCTTCCTTTATTGAAGCAGCGACGGTGCAAGAGGCGGCGGCGAATGAAGAGGATAAACTTGTATCAGGGAAAG gGAGATCCAAAAGCACCATTGTTACGGAAGGAGGGCTGCCCCCACTGTGA
- the LOC126692028 gene encoding uncharacterized protein LOC126692028, giving the protein MMVHTYIQKLVHGTKCLKTKQNGAAYMNVMLYHCSEVSHQEPLHCEWYEKEFPKITELSHLLRNVDWLDGRVVHVRDNSIVLYGEIEHKMQTFKSLARVFIGSPSIQQKIQKNVMALSLAAINNCTPFVCFSEPSEREPMIVNSLTKVCNFLNISAQQRKVVRHTICPQVTQMQIWTGTLEEILNGLKSELDLLSCQCSSKGTKMGQQIVSSCLKFLADTAISFDHDSASWTRLAPAKAIGSSASHKWEDVLEMFNDLIECLKSEKELFLLVGEVEVMKGGLSQIKDILIDKSIGYKEARHQESLVQKKLSKALGHSSKCLFTLLLYYLHGHARDIEVDLCGQIYSVGGEDRFCLYMGKILTTEEDKMVWSGVRQLDRALRLFKFVWETAGMRGVFSCKAICGVLVLRAGCLPIEEIHSLYMGSVFDKKFPIHISSDGEKIFHGDSWISAHSMQVISRYLYSNYYSYVK; this is encoded by the coding sequence ATGATGGTGCACACATATATACAGAAGCTTGTCCATGGTACAAAGTGTTTAAAAACTAAGCAAAATGGAGCTGCTTATATGAATGTTATGCTATATCACTGTTCAGAAGTATCCCATCAAGAGCCTTTACATTGTGAATGGTATGAGAAGGAGTTTCCAAAGATAACAGAATTGAGCCACTTGTTGAGAAATGTGGATTGGCTTGATGGGAGGGTAGTTCATGTCAGGGACAATTCAATTGTCTTATATGGTGAAATTGAACACAAAATGCAAACTTTCAAGTCCCTGGCCAGGGTCTTTATTGGGTCTCCATCAATTCAGCAAAAGATTCAGAAAAATGTGATGGCCTTATCATTGGCAGCAATTAACAACTGCACCCCATTTGTTTGTTTCAGTGAACCTAGTGAAAGAGAGCCTATGATTGTGAATTCACTCACTAAAGTGTGCAACTTCCTGAACATTTCTGCACAACAAAGGAAGGTGGTTCGGCACACAATATGCCCACAGGTCACGCAAATGCAGATATGGACAGGTACACTTGAGGAGATACTAAATGGATTGAAATCTGAGTTGGATTTGTTAAGTTGTCAATGCTCTAGCAAAGGGACCAAGATGGGTCAGCAGATTGTTTCTAGCTGTCTAAAGTTCCTGGCTGACACAGCTATTTCCTTTGACCATGATTCTGCTTCATGGACGCGGCTTGCGCCTGCAAAAGCTATTGGCTCCTCTGCTTCACATAAATGGGAAGATGTTCTTGAGATGTTCAATGATCTCATTGAGTGTTTGAAAAGTGAAAAGGAATTATTTCTTCTTGTGGGGGAGGTTGAGGTCATGAAAGGAGGACTGTCTCAAATCAAGGACATATTGATTGATAAAAGTATTGGATACAAAgaagctcggcatcaagaaagCCTAGTGCAGAAGAAGCTCTCCAAGGCATTGGGCCACTCGTCCAAGTGCTTGTTTACTCTTTTATTATATTACCTTCATGGACATGCTAGAGATATTGAAGTGGATTTATGCGGTCAAATTTATAGTGTTGGTGGTGAGGATAGGTTTTGCTTGTACATGGGAAAGATTTTGACTACAGAAGAGGATAAGATGGTTTGGAGTGGGGTGAGGCAATTGGACAGGGCTCTTCGGCTTTTCAAGTTTGTGTGGGAAACTGCGGGAATGAGAGGAGTTTTCAGCTGCAAGGCCATTTGTGGGGTGTTGGTGCTGAGGGCAGGATGCTTACCTATAGAGGAAATACATTCTTTGTACATGGGATCAGTGTTTGACAAAAAATTCCCTATACATATTAGTTCAGATGGTGAAAAGATATTTCATGGTGATTCATGGATCAGTGCACACTCTATGCAAGTCATTTCCAGATACTTATACTCAAACTATTATTCATATGTGAAATAA